One segment of Streptosporangium brasiliense DNA contains the following:
- a CDS encoding PQQ-dependent sugar dehydrogenase: MSRMAQLAPVPASALVAALVAALSAGCSAPSAGSADTARTPAATVTGAPPGRPRTLVEDLAVPWGLAFLPGGDALVTERDTARLLRVTAAGRTTEVGTVDGVRPDGEGGLLGVAVSPTFEKDRLVFLYFTSARDNRIVRYRYDRSLTGATVILDGIPKGAIHNGGRLAFGPDGYLYATTGETGDRALAQALGSLAGKILRMTPDGRPAPGNPFGNVIWSYGHRNVQGLAWDPSGRLYASEFGSDAFDEINLIRKGGNYGWPEVEGVGGGSRYVDPVVTWSTDEASPSGMAYADGSLWVGALRGARLWQVPLAADGTAGTPVARFEGRYGRLRAVAAAPGGLLWIGTSNKDGRGTPRPGDDRLLVVTP, translated from the coding sequence ATGTCCCGGATGGCACAGCTGGCTCCCGTCCCGGCCTCGGCCCTGGTGGCGGCTCTGGTGGCGGCGCTGTCGGCAGGATGCTCGGCGCCCTCTGCCGGGTCCGCCGACACGGCGCGGACCCCGGCCGCCACCGTGACCGGCGCTCCCCCCGGCCGGCCGCGCACCCTGGTGGAGGATCTGGCCGTGCCCTGGGGGCTGGCGTTCCTGCCCGGCGGCGACGCCCTGGTGACCGAGCGCGACACCGCCCGGCTGCTGCGGGTCACCGCGGCCGGGAGGACCACCGAGGTCGGCACGGTCGACGGTGTCCGCCCCGACGGCGAGGGCGGCCTGCTGGGCGTGGCGGTCTCCCCCACCTTCGAGAAGGACCGCTTGGTCTTCCTCTACTTCACCTCCGCCCGGGACAACCGGATCGTGCGCTACCGCTACGACCGGAGCCTGACCGGCGCCACCGTGATCCTCGACGGCATCCCCAAGGGCGCCATCCACAACGGCGGCCGGCTGGCCTTCGGCCCCGACGGATATCTCTACGCCACCACCGGCGAGACCGGGGACAGGGCCCTGGCCCAGGCCCTCGGCTCGCTGGCCGGCAAGATCCTGCGCATGACACCGGACGGCAGGCCCGCCCCCGGCAACCCGTTCGGGAACGTCATCTGGAGCTACGGCCACCGCAACGTCCAGGGCCTGGCCTGGGACCCGTCCGGCCGCCTGTACGCCAGCGAGTTCGGGTCCGACGCGTTCGACGAGATCAACCTCATCAGGAAGGGCGGCAACTACGGCTGGCCGGAGGTCGAGGGCGTCGGCGGCGGCTCCCGCTACGTCGACCCGGTCGTCACCTGGAGCACCGACGAGGCGTCCCCCTCCGGCATGGCCTACGCGGACGGCTCCCTTTGGGTCGGCGCCCTGCGCGGCGCCAGGCTCTGGCAGGTCCCCCTCGCCGCCGACGGCACGGCCGGGACCCCCGTAGCCAGGTTCGAGGGCCGGTACGGCAGGCTCCGCGCGGTCGCCGCCGCACCCGGCGGCCTTCTGTGGATCGGCACCAGCAACAAGGACGGCCGCGGTACCCCCCGCCCGGGAGACGACCGCCTTCTCGTCGTGACGCCGTAG